A window of Chloracidobacterium sp. N contains these coding sequences:
- a CDS encoding bacteriochlorophyll c-binding family protein: protein MGQFKKVVDSIVEIGEINLEGHINLVGDIYRAIAYNFDRIQGRMFDNLYDGGGARRSMGASPAGKTTASRFTAEG from the coding sequence ATGGGTCAGTTCAAAAAAGTCGTGGACTCCATCGTCGAAATCGGCGAGATCAACCTTGAAGGTCACATCAACCTCGTGGGCGACATTTACCGCGCCATTGCCTACAACTTCGACCGCATTCAGGGACGTATGTTCGACAACCTGTATGACGGCGGCGGGGCCCGGCGCAGTATGGGTGCGTCTCCGGCGGGCAAGACCACGGCTTCCCGCTTCACAGCCGAAGGATAA